GATCCAGGATCTCGTCTATTCCCGCATGCAGGGCGGGGACGGCATGGGCCATGCGGCCTCCCCTGCTGCGCCTGCGTCCGCGCCGCAGCCGGTGCTGCTCCCTGAGCCTGAGCCGGAACCGGCCCCCATGCCCGCACCGGCTGCCGACCCCGAACCGGAAGCGGAGCCTTCGCCGCTGCTGGCCGGAGCACCGCTGGACATGGACCAGCCCGCTGCGGAGACCGCGAAGGAAAAAAGATCATCCGGCAGCCTGCTCTGGATCGTCCTGGGACTCGTCCTGCTGGCCCTGGCCGCGGCCGCTGTCTGGTGGTTCTTCCTGCGGGCCACGCCTCCACCGCCCCCGCCCATGGCACCGCAAGCTCCGCCGGCCCAGCAGGAGGCAGCGGCCGGGACGAAAAAAGCCCCGGCAGCTCCTGCCGCGGTGGCGCCCTTGCAGCAGGCCCGCGAACATTTGCGAGGCACGGCGGACCCCGCCACCAGCCTGGAGCTGGCCCGTCCCCTACGTACGCCCCAGGCCGGCAACGATGAGAGCGACGCGGCCTTCCTGCTGCTGGAAGACGCTGCCCAGAAGGGCAATGCCGAAGCCATGTTCCTGGTGGGCCAGTTCTATGATCCGCAGTCGGACCTGCCGCGCGGCAGCATCCCCGCGGACATGAGCCAGGCGAAACACTGGTATGAAAACGCCAAAAGCAAGGGCTATGCGGAAGCGGACAAGGCGCTGGCGGCCCTGCGCCGCCATGTGGAAGGCGAAGCCGCCAAGGGCAACGCCGAGGCCTCGCTCCTGCTGCGCGAGTGGAAATAAGGAGAAGACCATGCCCAGAACCTGCATCCGCTTTTTCGCGCTCCTGCTGCTCCTGCTGGTGGCCGTGCCTGCCCCGCAGGCGGCGCCCCTTCTGCAGGAAGGCAAGAAGACCCTGTACCAGCGCGTTGTCTCCCATCCCGGCGCCATGCCCCTGAAAGAGGCCCGCGACGGCGCCCCGGCCGCGCGCGAGGCCCTGGTGCCCTTTACCGTGCTCTATGTCTACGCCCGGCAGGGCGACTGGCTGCAGGTGGGCCTTGATACCCGTACGCCCCTGGGCTGGCTGAAAAAGAATCAGGCCACGGACTGGAACCAGTCCCTGACCCTGCTCTTCACCCCGCGTACCGGCCGGGATCCCGTGCTCTTCTTCAAGACGGAAAAAGACCTGAAGGGCCTGTGCGAAGCCGCCGACATGGAAAAGCAGCTGGACAGCCTCGTGGCGGCCGCGGCCGGCGGCAAGGATACAGCCGGTCTGCCCATCCTGGCTTCGGAACCGGCGGAGCAGAAAGGGGCCGTGGCCCAGAAGCGCTTTTATCTCATGCCCATCCTCGGCATGAACCGGGCCTTTGAAGGCGTGAACCTGCTGCAGGTGGCCTCCATCGATCCCGGCAGCAGCCCGTCCGGCGCGGTGGCCGGTCCGCCCAAGACCGGCATCGCCCTGGTCATGGACACGTCCATCTCCATGAAGCCCTACATCGACCAGAGCCGCGACATCATCCGCCAGCTCTATGACCGTCTGGAAAAGGACAGGATGACCGACAACGTGGGCTTTGCCGTGGTGGCCTTCCGCAGCAGCACGAAAAAGACCCCCAGGCTGGGCTACACCTCGCAGGTCATCAGCGATTTTGCCACGGCCAAGGACCGCAAGGCCCTGGAAAGCCGCCTGGCCAAAGTGGAACAGGCGGCCGTCTCCAGCCATGATTTCAACGAAGACTCGCTGGCCGGGATCTATACGGCCATCGATTCCCTCAACTGGGGCCCCTATTCCACCCGCCTGATCCTGCTGGTCACGGATGCCGGGCCCCTGCGCGGCGATGACCCGTACGCCTCGCAGCGTCTCGGCGCCGCGGAGATGAACGACCTTGCCCGCCAGAAAGGTATCTGGATCACCACCATGCACGTCAAGACGCCCGGCGGCAGCAAGAACCACGCCTATGCCGAGCAGGCCTACCGGGCCCTGAGCCGCCTTTCCGGCGATCAGGCCAACTATCAGGCCGTCAACGCCTCCAGCCACAAGGAGGCCGCCCGCCAGTTCGGCATCGTGACGAAGATCCTGACCACCTCCATGGTGGACATGGTCAAGAACACGGCCAGCGGCAAGATCATGACCCGTCCCAAGGACGAGGCCGTGCCCGCCACCGAGGAAGCCCAGGCCCGCCAGCTGGCGGAGCGGCTGGGCTACGCTATGCAGCTGGACTATCTGGGCCGCAAGAACGAGAACCGCGCCCCGTCCGTGGTGGATTCCTGGATCGCGGACATGGACCTCAAGCGTCTGGCCCAGGGCCGCCAGGTGCCCAGCGTGGAAGTGGCCGTACTGCTGACCAAGAACCAGCTCAGCGATCTCAGCACCCAGCTGAAGAACATCATCGACAATGCCGAACGGACCAAGAAGACCGATTCGCGCGACTTTTTCCAGGGCATCCTTTCCGCCTCGGCCCGCATGGCCCGCGATCCCAACATGCCCACCCAGGGCAAGAGCCTTGCCGAACTGGGCGTGCTGGCCGAATTTCTGGACGGCCTGCCCTACAAGAGCGACATCATGCTGCTGCGTGAAGAAGACTGGTACCGCATGAGCATCGGCGAACAGACGGCCTTCATCAACCGCCTCAAGTCCCGGCTGGCCCGCTACGAGGAATATGACCGCGACCGGGAAAACTGGGAAAGCTTCGGGCAGAGCAACGCCGGGGACTGGGTCTACCGGGTGCCGCTGTCCATGTTGCCGTAAGCCGGGGGACGCATGGAAAATACGGTCTTCTCCCTGCGCGATCTGCGTGTCGTCCGCCCGGGCGCGGGCGCGTTCCGCCTGCATGTCCGCAGTCTGGATGTGCGGCAGGGGCAGCTGCTGGCCCTGACGGGCCCCAGCGGCTGCGGCAAAAGTACGGCCCTGGATGTGCTGGCCGGCATCCTGCGGCCTGACAGCGGCGACGGTTCCCGCTTTCTGCTGCGCACGGCCGACGGCGAGACGGACATGCTGGCCCTGTGGCGGGCGGGCCGTCTCGATGCCCTGGCCCGTCTGCGCGGCAAACATCTGGGCTATGTGCTCCAGACAGGCGGCCTGCTGCCCTTCCTCTCGGCCCGCGACAACATCCTGCTCCCCTGCCGCTGTCTGGGGATCATGGGACGCCGTCTGGAAGCGGTATGGAACATGGCCACGGCCCTGGGCATAGATCGCCTGCTGCTGCAGATGCCCGACAGCCTTTCCGTGGGAGAACGGCAGCGCGTGGCCATCGCCCGTGCCCTGGCCCACGGGCCCGCCATCGTGCTGGCGGACGAGCCCACGGCCGCGCTGGACCCGGACCAGTCCCGCAGGGTCCTGGGCATCTTTGCCGGTCTGGCCCGGCAGCAGGGGACCACGGTGATCATGGTCTCCCACGATCCGCAGATGGCCCGGGAGGCCGGGTTCACGCTGGTGCCCCTGGCCTGCTCCACCACGGAAGAGGGGCCCCTTTCCGTCATCGACCATCCCCAACGGTAACGCCATGCATACCCTTGTACAGATCTGCCACCTTTCCCTGCGGGATTACCTGCACGAGCGTCTGCTCTCCGCCTGTGCCGTCCTGGGGCTGGCGGCCGTCCTGGCGCCGCTGCTGATACTTTTCGGCGTCAAGTTCGGCGTGGTGGAGACCCTGACCGAACGCCTGCGCAGCGATCCTGCCACGCTGGAGATCTCCCCCGTGGGCAGCGGGCATTTTTCCGCCGCCGATATGGAACGGTGGCGCGATGACGGCCGGGTGGCCTTCGTCATGCCCCGTACCCGCACCCTGGCCGCCACGGTGGAACTGTTGCCGGAGCGGGGAACGCCCCTGCACGTTTCCATGGAACCCACCGGCCATGACGACCCCCTGCTGGCGCGCCATGCCCTGCCGGTACCGGCCCTGCTGCTGGACAGCGAAGACGATCCCGACCACCCGGGCCGCCTGCGCACCCGGGCCGCTGCCAGCGGCGTCGTGCTTTCCGCACCCGTGGCCGAACGCCTGGGCCTGCGGGCGGGCGACCAGCTGACGGGCAGGCTCGAACGCACCCGCAACGGCAAGGTGCAGGCCGTGCGCCTGACACTGAAGGTCATCGGCGTGCTGCCCCTGGCCGCCCAGCAAAAAAATGTGGCCTATGTGCCCCTGCCCTTCCTGGAAGCGGCGGAAGATTTCCGTGACGGGCGCGCCGTGCCCCTGTTCGGCCCGGAACATGCCGCTGACGGCGACCAGCCGCCTGCCGAGCGCCTTTATGCGGGCTTCCGCATGTATGCCCGCAGCCTGGATGACGTGGCGCCCCTGCGCGACTTGTTCCGGCAGCAGGGCATCACCGTCCATACCGAGGCCGAGGCCATCGACCAGGTCAGGCGCCTTTCCACGTCTCTGGACATCATCTTCCTGCTCATCGGCGGGGCCGCTGCCGCCGGCTTCACCGCCTCCACCACCAGCAGCACCCTGGCCGCCGTCCGGCGCAAGCAACGGCTCCTCGGCCTGCTCCGTCTGGGGGGCTTTTCCACGCTGGAACTCCTGCTCTTCCCCCTGTTGCAGGCCCTGCTCACGGCCGTGCTGGGCACGGGGCTGGCGCTGGGGCTCTATGCGGCTGCCCAGGGCGTGGTCAACCGCATCTTTGCCGCCGGTCTCGATGATATGGAACATGTCTGCCGCCTGTTGCCGGAACATGCCGTCGTGACCCTGCTGCTGGTCTGTCTGCTCTCCCTGCTGTCGGCCCTGCTGCCGTCCCTGCGCGGTGCGCGTACCGAACCTTCGGAGGTCATCCGTGAGATCTAGGCTGCTCCTTTCGCTCCTGCTCCTGCTGCTGGCGGCCCTGCCGGCAGCGCCCGCCGACGCTGCCCTGGCCAAACGGGGCGGTGAGGTCTCCACGGCCGAGGCCTGCAACCCGCACCCGGACAAGGACGATATCGTCCTGCCCATGCCCGGCGGGCTGAGCATGGTCTTCCGCCTGGTGGCCGTCCCCAGCAAAGGCCTGCTCTGGGACATGTCCGCCCGGCCCGGCCGCGATGATGCCGCCAACAGCGACCGGGCCTTTTACGACCGCCGCTACAGGGCTTTTCTCTCCGCGCCCTTCTCCCGGGTCGATCTGCCCGCCCGGTGGCGTGCCCAGGCCCCGGCAGGCGACTACTTTTTCTATCTGGTGGCCAAATATGAAGTGAGCCGCCTGCAATGGCAAAGCATCATGGGCAACGGCGCGGAAGCGCCTGTGGCGGATGCCGCCCGGCCCGTGACGGACATCAGCTGGTATGCGGCCGTGGAATTCACCCGCCGCTATACGGAATGGCTGCTGCAGCATGCCCCCGATGCCCTGCCCCGTTACGCCGGGGACAGCCGTAATGTGGGCTTTGTGCGCCTGCCCACGGAAACCGAATGGGAATACGCGGCCCGCGGCGGCCAGACGGCCGGGCCCGAGCTGCTGATGGAAAAGGATTTCTTTGCCCTCCCCGCGGGCGCGCCCCTGGCCGATTATGCGGTCTACCGTCCCGAAGGCGCGGCCCGCATCGCCGAAGACTGCGCCCGTATCGGCTCCCGCAAGCCCAACCCGCTGGGCCTGTATGACACGGCTGGCAATGCGGCCGAAATGGCGCTGGACATGTTCCGCTTCTCCGTGGGCGGCCGCCTGCACGGTTCCGCCGGAGGCTTCGTCCGCAAGGGCGGTTCCTTCCTTTCCGGCGAAGCGGAGATCATGCCCGGCCGTCGTGAGGAAAGCGCCTTCTTTCTGGCGGACGGCCCCGCCCATGCGCGCGATTTGGGCTTCCGTCCTGTCATTTCCGGCATCAACACCCCCGGCGGCGAACGGCCTTCGGCCCTGCAACAGGCCTGGAACGCCGCGGGCCGGAGCAACCCCCTGGCCAGAGATGCCGGCCGCAACCCTCTGGAAGAGCTGGACAGGCTCCTTGCTGCCGCGCCTGACGACAACAGCCGCAAGAATCTGCTGGCCCTGCGCGAGGCCATTAAGGAAAACAACATCCTGCAGGAGCAGCAGCAACAGCTGGAGATGCAGTCCACCCTGCGCACGGCCGTCTATATGCTGGAGACCATCCGCAACTATGCCAGCCGCCGCAATTCCCTGCAAAGCCAGTATGAGAGCATGAAACGGGACAGCCGGAGCGCCAAGGGCGAGACCCTCGCCACCCTGCGGCGTATCATGAACACGGCTGAACAGGGACTGGAACAGTTCCGGACCGGTATCGACCGTTCCCTCTCCTTCTACCGGACCCGAGTGGAAGAGGCCGCCCGTCTGGACAAAGACGATTTCGAACGGGCGCTTGCCGGCCTGCTCAAGGATTATGCTGGAGAAGACCTGTTCAACGAGAACATGCGCCGCAATGCGGAACTGCTGCGGCAGCATGTCCAAAATGAGCGGGCAGGCAAACTCCCCGCCGGCAGGGCCATGCTGCAGGAGATCCTGGAGACCCGTTCAAAGTAGCTTTCCCGGGCATACCGCCTGCATTCACCCACGCCGCACCAGCGGCAAGACAAGGAGCTGGTTCGATGAACAACAAACCGCGTTTAGGCTGGATAGGCACCGGCGTCATGGGACATTCCATGGCCGGGCATCTGCTGGCTGCGGGCTATCCGCTGACCGTCTACAGCCGTACCAAAGCCAAGGCCGAAGGCCTGCTGGCCTGCGGTGCCCGCTGGGCGGAAACGCCTCGTGAAGTGGCCCGGAATGCCGATATCGTCTTCTCCATCGTGGGCTATCCCCGTGACGTGGAGGACGTGATGCTGGGTGAACAGAGCGCGTTGTCCGGCCTGGAGGGGGGCGGTATCCTCTGTGACATGACCACCTCCAGTCCCGAGCTGGCCCGGCGCATCGCCGCCGCCGCTGCCGCCAGGGGCTGCGCCAGTCTGGATGCCCCCGTC
This is a stretch of genomic DNA from Desulfovibrio piger. It encodes these proteins:
- a CDS encoding sel1 repeat family protein, whose product is MKAIIAPDAARTPGAAVICVYDAPGAGPADVAIYSGDGKYLSASGWQESRVPLPVDAHDDDSGCLRLQVGAAVVDNLDKLERYLFMAGDKKCVLQIQDLVYSRMQGGDGMGHAASPAAPASAPQPVLLPEPEPEPAPMPAPAADPEPEAEPSPLLAGAPLDMDQPAAETAKEKRSSGSLLWIVLGLVLLALAAAAVWWFFLRATPPPPPPMAPQAPPAQQEAAAGTKKAPAAPAAVAPLQQAREHLRGTADPATSLELARPLRTPQAGNDESDAAFLLLEDAAQKGNAEAMFLVGQFYDPQSDLPRGSIPADMSQAKHWYENAKSKGYAEADKALAALRRHVEGEAAKGNAEASLLLREWK
- a CDS encoding vWA domain-containing protein, encoding MPRTCIRFFALLLLLLVAVPAPQAAPLLQEGKKTLYQRVVSHPGAMPLKEARDGAPAAREALVPFTVLYVYARQGDWLQVGLDTRTPLGWLKKNQATDWNQSLTLLFTPRTGRDPVLFFKTEKDLKGLCEAADMEKQLDSLVAAAAGGKDTAGLPILASEPAEQKGAVAQKRFYLMPILGMNRAFEGVNLLQVASIDPGSSPSGAVAGPPKTGIALVMDTSISMKPYIDQSRDIIRQLYDRLEKDRMTDNVGFAVVAFRSSTKKTPRLGYTSQVISDFATAKDRKALESRLAKVEQAAVSSHDFNEDSLAGIYTAIDSLNWGPYSTRLILLVTDAGPLRGDDPYASQRLGAAEMNDLARQKGIWITTMHVKTPGGSKNHAYAEQAYRALSRLSGDQANYQAVNASSHKEAARQFGIVTKILTTSMVDMVKNTASGKIMTRPKDEAVPATEEAQARQLAERLGYAMQLDYLGRKNENRAPSVVDSWIADMDLKRLAQGRQVPSVEVAVLLTKNQLSDLSTQLKNIIDNAERTKKTDSRDFFQGILSASARMARDPNMPTQGKSLAELGVLAEFLDGLPYKSDIMLLREEDWYRMSIGEQTAFINRLKSRLARYEEYDRDRENWESFGQSNAGDWVYRVPLSMLP
- a CDS encoding ABC transporter ATP-binding protein; translation: MENTVFSLRDLRVVRPGAGAFRLHVRSLDVRQGQLLALTGPSGCGKSTALDVLAGILRPDSGDGSRFLLRTADGETDMLALWRAGRLDALARLRGKHLGYVLQTGGLLPFLSARDNILLPCRCLGIMGRRLEAVWNMATALGIDRLLLQMPDSLSVGERQRVAIARALAHGPAIVLADEPTAALDPDQSRRVLGIFAGLARQQGTTVIMVSHDPQMAREAGFTLVPLACSTTEEGPLSVIDHPQR
- a CDS encoding FtsX-like permease family protein, with the protein product MHTLVQICHLSLRDYLHERLLSACAVLGLAAVLAPLLILFGVKFGVVETLTERLRSDPATLEISPVGSGHFSAADMERWRDDGRVAFVMPRTRTLAATVELLPERGTPLHVSMEPTGHDDPLLARHALPVPALLLDSEDDPDHPGRLRTRAAASGVVLSAPVAERLGLRAGDQLTGRLERTRNGKVQAVRLTLKVIGVLPLAAQQKNVAYVPLPFLEAAEDFRDGRAVPLFGPEHAADGDQPPAERLYAGFRMYARSLDDVAPLRDLFRQQGITVHTEAEAIDQVRRLSTSLDIIFLLIGGAAAAGFTASTTSSTLAAVRRKQRLLGLLRLGGFSTLELLLFPLLQALLTAVLGTGLALGLYAAAQGVVNRIFAAGLDDMEHVCRLLPEHAVVTLLLVCLLSLLSALLPSLRGARTEPSEVIREI
- a CDS encoding formylglycine-generating enzyme family protein — translated: MRSRLLLSLLLLLLAALPAAPADAALAKRGGEVSTAEACNPHPDKDDIVLPMPGGLSMVFRLVAVPSKGLLWDMSARPGRDDAANSDRAFYDRRYRAFLSAPFSRVDLPARWRAQAPAGDYFFYLVAKYEVSRLQWQSIMGNGAEAPVADAARPVTDISWYAAVEFTRRYTEWLLQHAPDALPRYAGDSRNVGFVRLPTETEWEYAARGGQTAGPELLMEKDFFALPAGAPLADYAVYRPEGAARIAEDCARIGSRKPNPLGLYDTAGNAAEMALDMFRFSVGGRLHGSAGGFVRKGGSFLSGEAEIMPGRREESAFFLADGPAHARDLGFRPVISGINTPGGERPSALQQAWNAAGRSNPLARDAGRNPLEELDRLLAAAPDDNSRKNLLALREAIKENNILQEQQQQLEMQSTLRTAVYMLETIRNYASRRNSLQSQYESMKRDSRSAKGETLATLRRIMNTAEQGLEQFRTGIDRSLSFYRTRVEEAARLDKDDFERALAGLLKDYAGEDLFNENMRRNAELLRQHVQNERAGKLPAGRAMLQEILETRSK